The Nicotiana tomentosiformis chromosome 2, ASM39032v3, whole genome shotgun sequence genome includes the window CCTAACAAGCTGTTAATAAACTCACTAATATTTGTTTAATGACCGCGCGAAGCGCGGATAAATTAACTAGTTGTATAATAGGTGTTGGGCAATGTGATTGCCCACTAAGTAGTAAGCACTTGACATTGTGTTATTATATCGAATTTTTTCCCTACAAATACGTCCTTTTAGTTTCAAGGTTAGTGAATCTAGTGAATAGATCCTCACGTTTGATCTAAACTAttagtataattttttttatttgataatCGTGGTGTCCGAGGCAGCTTGCGCACACCTCAACTAATTTTACGGAATATCTACCACATTTTACCAGCAACCTATACGAGGTAATTCTATCCGCTAAAGCTTGTATAGACATTGGTATAATTATCGATGTTGAAGAAACCAAAAGTGATGTATCTTTCTTGACATGTATTTCCCCTTTATCACTTTAGTCCTCTATCGACAATGTGCCAAAAGGAGTCACTTCTAATGTTATTCTGTGTCGTGGAGGGCAAAGTATGTAGTAGTTCTCTCTCTCTATGTGTTACACTCGCAAAAAAGGATGTATTTATGAGTAGTGAATTTGGAGAATACATACAGAAGAATAGAGAAAGTTAGTAACCTTGCAACTAACTAGTGTGAGGAATTACAACTGAATGTGTTACCACTATAGTGCTAAGCGGTAGTTATGTGAGACGCCAGCAGTAAATGAGGTAAGATATGTTAAAAAAATAAGGCCTCTGTTTTCAACTTTTTTAGACTTGGAAttctattaaaaaaatattagagCTCGTTTGGCCAGCTACCAAAAATTGTTTATTTGAAAATTGCTTTTGTTTAAATATAGTTTTcgaaaaaatacttttggagagTAATAAGGTGTTCGATCAATTcatttgagaagtgctttttgaaatatttgataagcaaattgtgtttggccaatctttttaaaaatacttttgagtGTCAAATTACAGAAAAAGACAAAATAGTTAGTTTATAATTAGTATTATCTAAAAGAGAGAatttaactttttattttatttatttaaaaatataaaacataaataaattttatatattaaagTTTTTAATCTTATAATTTACATATAATTACCCAAAGCAATAATATTTAATATCTTGCAATACTTATAATTTACGAtcataatttaaatatattaaaatacaTCATTTAGTATAAAATTAAAAATCTAATCCATAAATCACTATATAAAAGAAGAGATCTATTTATAGTAGAGAAACTATTCTAAAAAGCAATAGAAGAAGGAATAAAAATAAGACGAAAATGAAAAAGAGAATAAATGAATGGAATAAATTTGtcttgaaaaaaattattttttgcttCTGATTCTACTTCTTGAAAGAAAGTAGAATTTGTATTTTTTTCCCAAAAATAGAAAACTGTTTCTGCTTAAAATATTACTTCCATTTtgttaaaaagtacttttgacctCCCAAAAATTTGACCAAACTTGCTCTTAATTAATCTACTAATGGAAGGATTTATTAAATTATAAATTTGATTTGATAAAATCTACTACTACGTAAAGCACAAACAATAGACAACATCGATCGAGTACATCTTTTTGGCCCAATAAGAACCTTATCATTTGCTTGGTCTAGAGTCTCTAGACTGGGAACTAAAAATTGGTCACCATACATATAGCTGGAACGATACTGTATCTTTTCAGAACAGTATTCTAttctcctttatatatatatatatatatatatatatatatatatatatatatatatattttctaaatGCTTTTTTGATGGGCAATCCATTTTTTCCTATCTTATTCGATGATATTGGAAAGGGAAAAAAGGGACTAGGAGAAAAGTACCCACCACTCAatcaaattaataaataaatgagatacactattattttacatatattatattttaaaagataAGTATTTTAAACATGATTCAAATACACATATTTTAGTATTGATTCACTTATATTTATGCTCCATATAAATATAGCGCCATAACATATTTTTCTTAAGATAATGAAATGTTACAAATTATATCTAGTATAAACATTTTAAAATACaacaatttttttattattatgaaaataaaagtaaaaaaaaaacaaacaagAGCAAACCAATCTCCAAATTGTTATACTATAAGTaatatatttctcaaattttatTGTAATTTGACATGCTAACGTAATACCCTCCTCATAAGTCCGCATCTCGAAGCAGAAAATCGACGGTCCTAAGCGGCAAGCACTGTCTTACCAAGCTGCAAATCTACGGCTGAGATCACTACGCAATAGCACACCGTTCAAAAAGAGACCAAAGAATTAGGGCATTGCAGCACTTATATACTAATCCCAGCACCCTCTACTGCAGCTACAGAGTCCAGAACTAGAGCTTCCTTTgcattttcttcttttcttcttgttACTCCGATTTTAGCTTTTAATCATGGGCAAGGGACCTGGTCTTTACACTGAAATCGGCAAGAAGACTCGAGGTTCGTCTCtctttctttctattttatttttgatttctCACGTTTAAACATATGTATGTATTTTTATCAAGTTATGAAAATGCAAAACGGGAAATGATTTTGTTTGTGTTATTTATTTAGAGCTGTTATTCGTTAGATAAAATGCGGTGTTGATTTGATTTTTGTGTTTTCAACTTTTATTTTCGCTTGCTTCTGTTggtaatattatttttgtgtattgCATTGAATAATCAGATCTATTGTACAAGGACTACCAGAGTGACCACAAGTTCACTATTACCACCTACTCTCCCACCGGAGTTGTGAGTTTATCCTCCTTTCTCTTGCGGATCTGTTTATTTGCTTATTTAGCTCTTTTAATTTCAATCTCCTAATCTCCTTGTGTATTGTTTAATTCATCACAATTGACTGTGGCTGTTCAATATAAAGGAATTTGTTCTCCTTTATCAACTTAATGAAGGACAGTTTTTGCATTTTGGTCTGTTCCACAAATAATATTATTATCTCACAAATTGACCTCAACTAATATTATTCGTAAGTCATTATGTACAATGGGACCGAGAAAGTACGAGCATTTTATGTGTACACTTAGACATTAGTACATCTTTTTGATGGTTTAATGCATGTAAAAGTCTTCGGATTTGGTTCCATTAGTATATTAGTTGTTCGGAACACCATGTTCGATATATTTACCCATTCTCTATGCGTGTGAAACTTTTGGATTGGCGAATGTTTTATCCAGATTGGTAATTTGACCTCATTTTTATGGATTGATAGGAAGTTAGTAATGACAATTATTTTGCTTTAGGCTGATTGCTCTCTCTTCTTTTTGTTGCCACAAAAATCTGTTTGATTATTTGCTGTACTGCCTTTGGATTACAAATGCAAATTTCTGCTGCATTGTTTCTCATTGACTCGCTTTTATTTTTTATCTAGTTCGTTCTCCTGCTGTTAGGATTGTTCGGCAAGTTAACCTTTTGTATCCTTCCACAGGCTATTACTTCATCAGGAACGAAGAAAGGTGATCTGTTTTTGGCTGATGTTAACACTCAGTTGAAGAACAAGAATATTACAACAGACATTAAAGTAGACACAAATTCCAACGTGAGTACTGCTGTTTGCTCCTTTGTCATTTTTTTTTATCTCTAACTAACCTGTAACTAGAGAGCGAATGCAAAAAAACTTTTGTTTAATTGTAGATTGGTTTCCGTTTACTGTTTCATTCTTCAGTCTTCGCTGCTTGGGATGTAGTATTTAAGCATAATATGTTTGCCCTTTTCTTTTTAAGATATGTATATTGACAAAGCAGTTGATCTGACTTGATGATGTATTTATGCTAGCTCTTCACAACCATTACTGTTGATGACGCTGCTCCTGGGTTGAAGACAATTTTAAGCTTTAGAGTTCCTGATCAAAGGTCTGGAAAGGTAACTAGCAATATCATATGGAATCATATATATTTATTAAACGAAGAGAAGTGTCGTGTGTTCTGAATTTTGTATTGATCTTGACAGTTGGAAGTTCAATATTTGCACGAGTATGCTGGGATAAGCACCAGTGTTGGGTTAACAGCAAACCCCATTGTTAACTTTTCTGGTGTTGTCGGTACCAACATTCTTGCTCTTGGAACTGATGTATCCTTTGACTCCAAAACAGGAGATTTCACCAAATGCAATGCCGGTTTGAGCTTCACAAATGCTGACCTTGTTGCTTCTTTGAATCTGTGAGTGATTTACATTACTGTAGCATGTGTCTGCTTGAAATTCGGCATTTTCTAAATGCCAACTTAGGTGTACAAGTTGAATGTTAATTCATTAGCCTAAGCTATTAGAAAATCGTTGCAAAAATGATCATAGGTTGCATTGTTCGGAGTACTTTTATGGGGTTACTTATTTCAGTTCATAGAAGCTTGTTCTTTAATGTGCATGTATTATGACAACCCAGGAATGACAAGGGAGATAATCTGAGTGCATCTTACTACCACTCCGTCAGCCCTTTCACAAGTACTGCTGTTGGGGCTGAGGTGAACCATTGCTTCTCCACCAATGAGAACACCATCACCGTTGGCACTCAGCATCGATTGGATCCTTTGACCAGTGTGAAGGCAAGGGTTAACAACTTTGGCAAGGCTAGTGCTCTGCTTCAACATGAGTGGCGTCCAAAGTCTCTTTTCACCATTTCAGGAGAAGTGGACACTAAATCTGTTGACAAGGGTGCCAAGTTTGGACTTGCTTTGGCTCTCAAGCCATAGACTTGTTATCTTAAATCCATAGACATGAGGCATTGCTGCAATTTGAAGACTTGTTCTGTGGTGTTTTTTGCTCTGTAAAAATAAATTTAGGTGGTTGCTTGAACCTATGCCTTCGTTCTAAGTTCATACATTCTTATTAACCCTTTTCAAAAATGATGATGGGTACCCTTTATTCTAAGACTTTAGATTTTTCTCCTGAGATTGTCATAATCAACTGCCaattttgaatatttttttacCAGTACATGTTTGTTTTGCAGCTCAGAAACTGTTGAGACTGTATCATTTAATGGCTGCagtcaaataaaactcatatcaAGCCATAAATTGCTCTAATGGATCTGTTTTGCTGAGCAATTGATGTTTAAAATGTTACTTAGGAGGCGATGCCAATGGTCGATGCTCTTTCTATTTCTTTCTTGCCATTCTGACGTTGCTGCTGTGTGTTTGTTTTACTGTTGTATGTACTAATTCTAAGGTTTTGAGAAATAATTTGCTTTCAAACAGGGATGCCAGAGATTATGATGACAAGCATACTAGTAGGGAGTTTTTCACTTGTAGTTGCATCCTTTATTTTTAAGGTTATTCTAGTCTTATTTTTAGCCTTCCTCACGGCAAGGGTTTTACTTGCAGTGGTATACTTATTTGCCAATGGTATTCACGTAAAGccaatttatttaattttatcaCTTAATAATTAGAGTGAATGCATATCACTTAGTCGAAACAATATTCTGTATAAAAGGCATTCAAGTAGTTTTTTCGGTTCAGCTTTCATGGTAAGTCTCCGAACATTGAGATCATAGATTCTTGGTTAATTAACACGTTAATTAATAGTTTTCAACAGTGTTTACGCCTCAGTGCTAAGGTAGAATACCTCGACACTAGAGGCCGTGCCTCGGTGACCATCGCCTCATCTTTTCTCTTATTTGTCAATAATTGATCATTGGCATATCAACTACTTCTTGACTACTTGTATGTGCTTTTGCGGGCAGTCTGTTTCTGTTCAGAATATGTCATTCTTTACTTTGTTATACTGATGTGGTAGACGTTTTTTTTCCCAGGCATTCCGATTTCAGGCGGAAAAGGTATTCCAGTTTGCGAGAGGCTGGTTTTCTATAGTTGGTTAATTTATGTAATTCACATTTATCTTGTAATGGTGCCATAACGAAGCAATGTGGTTGGAGGATATTCTCAATAAGTTTGGTCTGAAACTGGATCTATTTCTGAACGCTAGCATTTCTTCAAATATTTGCAAATTTTTTCCATTAATAAGTGTCAATATACTTCTTGATTAGTTTATTAATGGagataaaaaattataaaaatccaAACCCGTTATTAAGTCCGTATTAGTGGatattgtatagggtaaaatatgctatgctacGTGGCCGTCCAAAAGAGGGACATGTGGAACTTAAGACGGGGATAGCTAAAACCGAAGGCAATTGTCCCgtctgtcaccggaaagaataacgctcataaagatgcaataaataccctccgcccggtagcatttaatggagaatattccacagcatttagtgcactgcccgttacagagaatttatgCTCACTGTTACaccttcttcaatggccctcatagaCAGTCGTGTAATTAAGCTGacccttgccttttttactaacgtgttttagCTATTTATCTTAGCAACTAATCATAAGATATGacagataatggtgttaacaacacacaATCCTGAAGTTCAAGGAGACCAACCTCATCTCGAGGATTCAGtcagtgacacccacaatgaggGAAATGA containing:
- the LOC104085383 gene encoding mitochondrial outer membrane protein porin of 34 kDa; the encoded protein is MGKGPGLYTEIGKKTRDLLYKDYQSDHKFTITTYSPTGVAITSSGTKKGDLFLADVNTQLKNKNITTDIKVDTNSNLFTTITVDDAAPGLKTILSFRVPDQRSGKLEVQYLHEYAGISTSVGLTANPIVNFSGVVGTNILALGTDVSFDSKTGDFTKCNAGLSFTNADLVASLNLNDKGDNLSASYYHSVSPFTSTAVGAEVNHCFSTNENTITVGTQHRLDPLTSVKARVNNFGKASALLQHEWRPKSLFTISGEVDTKSVDKGAKFGLALALKP